The Acidobacteriota bacterium sequence CGCCCGAGCGTCGGTACTGCGCTCCGGCGGCTGCAGGACTGGGTCGACGCGCCGACGGGCTGGCTGACGCTGATTGGCGGACCTGGCGTAGGTAAGAGCCACATGGCCGCAGCCGCCGCGATGCGGATGTACGACGACGGCCGCTCGGTGATCTACGCCCTGGTCCCGCGGCTGCTCGCCCGCATCCAGGCGAGCTGGGACGGCCACGAACACGGCGACGAGCGGATCATGTCCTGGCTGCGCAGCTACCAGGTCGTCATCCTCGACGACTTCGGCGCCGAGCAGCAGTCGAGCTGGTCGGAGGCGCGGCTGCTGCAGGTCCTCGAGCTGCGCCTGAACCGGCCGACGCTGATCACGACGAACATCTTGCCGGACCTGTTCGAGGACCGGATCCGCTCGCGGCTCATGGACCACCGTCACGGCCACATCGGGATTGAGGCGCCGGACTACCGCTCGGGCGAGACGGCGCTGTCCAGGCTGATCGATCCGATGAAGCGCTACCTGCTGCGGCGGAAGGGCGGCCGCCCGTGAGCACACTTGGGTTGGGTCGACCGTCGGCCAAAATCATCCTCTCCCAGCTCGACGCGATCGGCCTTGGCACGAGGCCGGTGGCGATCCGCTGGGCACTGGTCTCGGCCGACCACATGATGGCCAAGGGCGACCGGCGGATCGCCTGCACGGTCGACTACGCCTCGCGCCGGCACGCCGAGCGGGCGGGGCTCAATCGCGGCCACGCTCCAGCCGTTCGACAGGCGGCCGTCGAGGCGGGCTGGGCGGTGGTCCTGAACCCTCCGGGCGATCGCCGGACCGCCGACTCCTACCGCCTGATGTTTCACCTGCCGAGGCCGGACGAGACCTGCGGAACGGCCGGCATGACGACGCTCGACGAGACCGGCGTGTGTGAGATCTGCGGCTCCAGCCTGGCCGCTCGGGACGAGCGCTGGCCGCTCGGATCGCCCGGATGGCACGGCGGAAACCTAGAACGAACTGGCCCCATACAGGGCCAACTGGCCCCACACGGGGCCAGATCTGTCCCCGCACGGGGCCAGATCGTCCCCGCACGGGGCCAGCACATTAACGAGATCTTTAACGATCAGAAGGCTCTCGATGTTCTAGATTCCGGCGTCTTCCGCGGCTCCCGCTACGCCCACCTGCTCGAGGAGGCGCGATGACTGACGCGCCGCTGCTGGTCCCGCCCGCCACCTACACGACTGAGATCGACTCGCCCGGCATCCGCTACCTACAGCGCTTCGGTCCGATCTTCTCGACCGTCCGGCTGGAGATGGACGTGATTGGCCTGCGCTGGCAGGTCCGCGTCCTCTTCCGGCACCCGAACTGAGGCGGCCGCTAATGACCACTATCACCGCGCCTTCGGCCGACCGGCGATCGCCCGGAGGGTTCAGGACCACCGCCCAGCCCGCCTCGACGGCCGCGCCCCACGTGCACCGCTTCGAGGTCCCGGCGCCCGAACGCGACGAGATTGGAGTACCGAGGATGACGACCGAACAGCGAACCGACTTCCTGCGCCTGCGCGGGACCATCGACCGGGTCGAGACGATCAAGTGGAGCGAGCCGTCGGGCGGCGACCTGAAGATCACCATCGTGACCAAGCGGCCGGACCTGCGCGACGCGATCGCCAGCCTGCGGGCCGAGGTTGAGCCGAAGCCC is a genomic window containing:
- a CDS encoding ATP-binding protein, translated to MGNSDDFRSVRDALGMAKLGFAHSEDGLPLERDNSLWVPDGLTRCGTCQGGRRLRGPGLGESRPCPVCNPHGEQRPMRIWGSTEDELRRRTFDMDLRGRPSVGTALRRLQDWVDAPTGWLTLIGGPGVGKSHMAAAAAMRMYDDGRSVIYALVPRLLARIQASWDGHEHGDERIMSWLRSYQVVILDDFGAEQQSSWSEARLLQVLELRLNRPTLITTNILPDLFEDRIRSRLMDHRHGHIGIEAPDYRSGETALSRLIDPMKRYLLRRKGGRP